From Nonlabens sp. Ci31, the proteins below share one genomic window:
- the glgB gene encoding 1,4-alpha-glucan branching protein GlgB — translation MAEVIAHSRFTDFDIDLFQSGKHYRLYEKFGSHVMTVNGVVGTYFAVWAPSAKSVSVIGDFNFWTENEHQLQVRWDSSGIWEGFIPGVKHGATYKYKIQSSHNNTVTEKADPYAGRCEHPPRTASVVYDYQPKWNDQKWMKSRKKNNALDAPYSVYEVHLGSWKQKIEEDRSLSYQELSLDLVAYAKEMQFTHIEFMPVMEFPYDPSWGYQITGYFAPTARFGYPEEFQELVNACHNAGLGVILDWVPSHFPEDAHGLGYFDGTHLYEHPDRKRGYHPDWKSLIFNYGRNEVKSFLISNALFWLDQYHIDGLRVDAVASMLFLDYSREEGEWDPNIYGGRENLEAIAFLKEMNEAVYLNYPDTQTIAEESTSFPMVSAPTSVGGLGFGMKWMMGWMHDTLQYFKKEPIYRRHHQDDLTFSMTYAFTENFMLPLSHDEVVYGKSSILGRMPGDEWQKFANLRLLYSYMFTHPGGNLMMMGSEFGQHEEWDFNGSLDWDLTQYDPHQGIQEVVKDLNKLYKNEKALHEKQFSIEGFEWISYEDHENSVISFIRKGKDSHLVIVCNMTPVVREHYRIGVPTHKKYKLLFNSDDSKYGGSNFKVKKSFIAQEKEWQHRKQSAELRLPPLGVLVYG, via the coding sequence ATGGCTGAGGTAATCGCACACAGTCGTTTTACAGATTTTGACATCGATTTATTCCAAAGTGGTAAGCACTATAGATTGTATGAGAAATTTGGTTCTCATGTCATGACCGTTAATGGGGTAGTAGGGACCTATTTTGCCGTTTGGGCACCTAGTGCCAAAAGCGTTTCTGTAATTGGAGACTTTAATTTCTGGACAGAAAATGAACACCAGCTTCAAGTGAGATGGGACAGCAGCGGTATTTGGGAAGGCTTTATTCCAGGGGTAAAACACGGCGCAACCTATAAATATAAAATACAATCTTCACACAACAATACGGTAACTGAAAAGGCTGACCCCTACGCAGGTCGTTGCGAGCATCCACCTCGTACCGCAAGTGTGGTGTACGATTATCAACCCAAATGGAATGATCAAAAATGGATGAAGTCGCGCAAGAAAAATAACGCGCTTGATGCTCCATACTCCGTATATGAGGTTCATTTGGGCAGCTGGAAACAAAAGATAGAAGAAGATCGAAGTTTGAGTTACCAAGAGTTGTCTTTGGATCTGGTCGCTTACGCGAAAGAGATGCAATTCACACATATCGAGTTTATGCCAGTCATGGAGTTCCCTTATGATCCATCTTGGGGCTATCAAATCACTGGTTATTTTGCCCCTACGGCAAGATTTGGTTATCCCGAAGAATTCCAAGAATTGGTTAACGCTTGTCATAATGCCGGCCTGGGAGTCATATTAGACTGGGTGCCATCGCATTTTCCAGAGGATGCGCATGGATTAGGTTATTTTGACGGGACACATTTATACGAGCATCCTGATAGAAAAAGAGGGTACCATCCCGACTGGAAATCTTTGATCTTTAATTACGGCCGTAATGAAGTAAAAAGTTTTCTAATTTCTAACGCACTTTTTTGGCTCGATCAATATCATATTGATGGTCTGAGAGTTGATGCGGTGGCCAGCATGCTGTTTTTAGACTACTCCAGAGAAGAAGGAGAATGGGACCCTAATATTTATGGAGGTAGAGAAAATCTGGAAGCCATTGCTTTTCTTAAAGAAATGAACGAGGCCGTTTACCTCAATTATCCAGATACACAAACTATTGCAGAGGAAAGTACGAGCTTTCCCATGGTAAGCGCACCCACTTCAGTCGGCGGCCTTGGTTTTGGGATGAAATGGATGATGGGATGGATGCATGATACATTACAATATTTTAAAAAAGAACCCATTTACAGACGCCACCATCAAGACGATTTGACTTTCTCGATGACTTATGCCTTTACGGAGAATTTTATGTTGCCCTTATCTCATGACGAAGTAGTTTATGGTAAAAGCTCCATACTGGGAAGAATGCCAGGAGACGAATGGCAAAAATTTGCAAATTTAAGATTGCTCTATTCTTATATGTTCACTCACCCAGGCGGTAACTTAATGATGATGGGATCTGAATTTGGACAACATGAAGAATGGGATTTTAACGGGAGTTTGGACTGGGACCTGACTCAATATGATCCACACCAAGGAATTCAAGAGGTTGTAAAAGACTTGAACAAACTTTATAAAAATGAAAAAGCCTTGCACGAGAAGCAATTTAGTATAGAGGGCTTTGAATGGATTTCTTATGAAGATCACGAGAATTCAGTGATCAGTTTTATAAGAAAAGGAAAGGATTCTCATCTAGTAATCGTCTGTAACATGACACCGGTAGTCAGAGAGCATTACCGCATAGGCGTGCCAACTCATAAGAAGTATAAATTGCTGTTTAATAGTGATGACTCTAAATATGGTGGCTCCAACTTTAAAGTTAAAAAATCCTTTATCGCTCAAGAAAAAGAATGGCAACATAGAAAGCAAAGTGCAGAGTTGCGATTGCCTCCTTTGGGGGTTTTAGTTTATGGTTAG
- a CDS encoding DUF4136 domain-containing protein yields the protein MKLIKSISIALIVLITYGCGPAVTAMKPTNDNLDKYRTFSYVPNAALEMPDKNAKDGVNRMVIQAINDNMIDAGYELERDQPDLLLLISSKIYQETELERDPIYSFLWVLQPSRAKCKSILQQLLLQRLYYLS from the coding sequence ATGAAACTAATAAAATCAATTTCCATCGCATTAATCGTTTTAATTACATATGGTTGTGGACCAGCGGTGACTGCAATGAAACCTACAAATGACAATTTAGATAAGTACCGTACATTCTCATATGTACCCAACGCAGCTTTGGAAATGCCAGATAAAAATGCCAAAGACGGTGTAAATCGTATGGTCATTCAAGCCATAAATGATAATATGATAGATGCCGGTTATGAATTAGAGCGGGATCAACCAGATTTACTGCTACTCATCAGTTCTAAGATCTATCAAGAGACAGAATTGGAAAGAGACCCTATTTATAGCTTCTTATGGGTATTACAACCGTCCAGGGCTAAGTGTAAATCCATATTACAGCAATTATTATTACAGAGGCTATACTACCTTTCCTAG
- a CDS encoding putative quinol monooxygenase: MKNLGLLVTLHAKPEQANTVADFIKGAVELANKEEKTLTWYSFRIDETTFGIFDTFQDESGREAHLNGEIAKALMGKADELLSQAPDIKKIEILSAK; the protein is encoded by the coding sequence ATGAAAAATTTAGGATTATTAGTCACCTTACACGCAAAACCAGAACAAGCAAATACAGTAGCTGACTTTATTAAAGGAGCTGTAGAATTGGCTAACAAAGAAGAAAAAACATTGACTTGGTACAGCTTTAGAATAGACGAAACTACTTTCGGAATTTTTGATACGTTCCAAGACGAATCTGGTCGTGAAGCACACCTTAATGGAGAGATCGCAAAAGCCCTGATGGGAAAAGCAGATGAATTGCTATCACAAGCACCAGATATCAAGAAAATTGAAATCCTTTCTGCTAAATAG
- a CDS encoding GlcG/HbpS family heme-binding protein → MEKAKAKELNTKRNSSVVDVGANQVVFVRMHVTCLGSADISLNKAKTACFFDMPSRKTGKLSQPETTLFNTEHSNNRLISFPAGTPLEDKERNVTGAFGVRGKHLEHDHAVA, encoded by the coding sequence ATGGAAAAAGCAAAGGCAAAAGAACTAAACACAAAGAGGAATAGCAGCGTTGTAGATGTTGGAGCAAATCAAGTAGTTTTTGTTCGTATGCATGTTACATGCTTGGGTAGTGCAGATATTTCATTGAATAAAGCAAAGACTGCATGTTTCTTTGACATGCCATCCAGAAAAACAGGAAAGCTATCACAACCAGAAACAACTCTTTTCAATACAGAGCATTCAAATAACAGATTGATTTCTTTTCCAGCTGGAACTCCACTAGAAGATAAAGAAAGAAATGTGACAGGTGCTTTTGGAGTAAGAGGTAAACATTTAGAGCATGATCATGCAGTGGCCTAG